In the Streptomyces sp. BHT-5-2 genome, one interval contains:
- a CDS encoding non-ribosomal peptide synthetase, giving the protein MRGRIGNSSGGQLPATAVQSAYFAGRDPGLPLGGLDCVAYLEFSGRSIDVGRLGDAVVALTANPSLRLRFADAETLEEAQVVPPRLRRHDLRRLEPGDVAQAVAVTRRRMLTESLDLVGGRTWAVEVSQLPDGTTTMHLAISLAIADIAAIGVLASQLAAVLGRDVLPEYRELGDVRVRLRRARRPRPAVAQEVVDARPVELFAPPQLPRCTAAAAPPDGPAGGAEADLAAHPLVERLTTRFGNADWSRLEGRAQELGCTTAALVLALYERALRRFSSSAEFLVTVTSVDATGTEDEVVDRTVTYAHRARPDAMDTFAEAVREVGDELRFRISRGVEATTELREALKAGSGHPGLSPYVFTFAAKRPIFGDDAVAALGEPEFSSTTPQVIIDCRVFRLTSAGVEVAFDVRRDVLPDGMAREIYELFVQSLREVIEHGAPQLELCRSTVDERLAVNSTAPARTTGLLYEDFRRRVGEHPHAEAVLWDPRQYRESGDPVGVGESGRLTYAELDDRALRLAAAVHARVAPGAVVAIRLPKGPSQVVAVLGVLYAGCTYLPIGVDVPDARAQAIAEAAGAGLVLTADDLAAGAAGHDPLPEPVAAAGDGLAYIIYTSGSTGAPKGVAIAHSAALNTVADVNVRNAVGRHDRVLAVSALDFDLSVYDILGPLSCGGAVVTIPEDARRDAFIWGELVRRFGVTVWNTVPGLVEMLLAANDELDSLRTVMCSGDWIDPGLFRRLREAAPKAVLVAMGGATEASIWSNAYVIRSQDDIDPEWRSIPYGVPLSGQKYRVVDDEGRDRPNGVAGELWIGGAGVATGYHRAPELTVQRFVTDGRGERWYRTGDLGVWRKGPLLFILGRLDTQVKVRGHRVECGEIEHAIRRVGGVSAAVVTPIRNRTALGALVVPDASDVSAASDVSAPAPFDAGVLRERLACDLPHYMVPTVIAEAAELRFTANGKVDRRWAAARLESDGSEASPSPSGVDRDSEVAAEWRRVLGVEQLAPDDNFFVLGGDSLAATRVCAGLRERGIEAGVDQLFANPALRAFTAVCTAVRTPSVQGASDAQVPQDAPALRDTASEEAARTFPLTPLQRAYALGADGIRGVVRTAPRYSVVISSAGPVDFDAWSKAIDVVCARLDGLRCIRHGDAAQRVLPPHELPELPPLTWLDAGDPARAADRLRAYLAGLDDETEPSAGVLTAVAVRGHEREIGLSLNYLGLDARSLMGVLNTLISEACGTESAEPIDPSLAEFGRYAARTAAEEAEEAGEAGEAEEAEGAGFRADAPDDAAGVLRPPELPVRRIPGESAAIRSRGVHLDPDETGALTRVARGQQVTTSSLLLAEFGQSLAETLGVDAVDISVPMSRRPTDVSSEVLGNFTELALCRCGPEIGAREVHHALGRAVAGYAPGERDVARAGRAAFPVVFTSTLGLSSAQRLFCGEVKAVWSHTRTPGVLIDCQVVPRGEGIELRWDCPDDVLEPGFLERAFSRFVGRIRRLTGSSGRAPAAAPAAPSAAVCAPDRDELVATLRRCVQRVDPQQVRPALAPVFDRWRTALADLEAAGEPHAADAEFLAHCLTGEVRVTRLLEHERLAPEALLTRSLEAGGLLTQVCGELRRAAEAVGGRVRVAHLGAGTGLLHSVLAGHLAGTDIEWVPVECSPLLRDLGEERGLESLAVLPEMPVDVVLALGALHRDTGLAAMLTDMPVAPGAALLLAEVTEPAPASLVTALLDSRIADPATTPLWPVPSWWNWLTERGWRPVSVCAPTPQLALVHARYERYEGGDGDEMAADAPARTAAPVPELQLPPPSDIPARRKERKRQNTQKQQKEREETSRTGIEELLAVLWRRCLPEATRTAGADDDFFALGGDSLAATRVLAELHTHGFTGVRLADLFNIPVLGELARHIARSAREDEPAAPLSAAASPDAGADPRTAADTTAFPLTKVQQAYLIGRSEQQLLGGVASHCYFEFDAPELDTDRFTAAVEAVVLRHPALRTTVVDEDGVMTGRVGDRPVHPPVEFADDPRESTAAEVPDPVRRGPLTVRIGRSASPGSPGTRIGIGMDNLMLDGASMWRVLREIGALYAGGTAAELDPLRASFADYVSQRPWLCSTVAPTERDSAYWAANPVPEAPALVSAAQIVALTERPVFDRVGTGLHRGEWDAVRAAAADAGLTPAALIFAAYAAELAECSGQERFAVNVTTFDRDLTVPGIDTVVGDFTSLTLVGAQVADGGDLVPVGRSAQLQLAAARDHRTVTAIDQQRNAVQETGDPVRGMYPVVFTCGLGMQDPALRSDDFGFGRLVFSCSQTPQTVLDLQVHDDCRGLHITADHVTQLIGSRRAQAVVDGVARRLRDFAGSACARPVAEEPDPGQSGAGRLDALIRQAWERALGTELPRDGANFFRAGGDSLRATRCVRALQEQVHPRITLRTLLSHPDLGTFTAAVANLATDTADTADDDYEAGEL; this is encoded by the coding sequence ATGAGAGGTCGGATCGGTAACAGCAGTGGAGGGCAGCTGCCGGCGACGGCGGTGCAGAGCGCGTATTTCGCCGGGCGTGATCCAGGGCTGCCGCTGGGGGGCCTCGACTGCGTCGCGTACCTGGAGTTCAGCGGCAGGAGCATCGACGTGGGGCGGCTCGGTGATGCCGTCGTCGCTCTGACAGCCAATCCGTCTCTGCGGCTGCGGTTCGCCGACGCGGAGACCTTGGAGGAGGCGCAGGTCGTTCCGCCACGGCTGCGCCGGCACGATCTGAGGAGGCTGGAGCCCGGGGACGTGGCCCAGGCAGTGGCAGTGACGCGGCGTCGGATGCTGACGGAGTCACTGGATCTGGTCGGGGGGCGGACGTGGGCGGTGGAGGTCAGCCAGCTGCCCGACGGGACGACCACGATGCATCTGGCGATCTCCCTGGCGATCGCGGACATCGCCGCGATCGGCGTGCTGGCTTCGCAGCTGGCCGCGGTGTTGGGTAGGGACGTCCTCCCGGAGTACCGGGAGTTGGGGGACGTACGGGTGCGCCTGCGCCGGGCCCGGCGGCCACGGCCGGCGGTGGCGCAGGAAGTCGTCGACGCCCGGCCAGTCGAACTGTTCGCGCCGCCTCAACTGCCGCGGTGTACCGCCGCGGCCGCACCGCCCGACGGGCCTGCTGGCGGAGCCGAGGCGGACCTGGCTGCGCATCCGCTCGTGGAGCGGCTGACCACCCGGTTCGGTAACGCCGACTGGAGTCGGCTGGAGGGGCGGGCGCAGGAACTGGGCTGCACGACGGCGGCCTTGGTGCTCGCGCTGTACGAGCGGGCGCTGCGCCGGTTCTCTTCGAGCGCTGAGTTCCTGGTGACGGTGACCAGCGTTGACGCCACCGGCACCGAGGACGAGGTGGTGGACCGTACGGTCACCTACGCGCACCGCGCGCGTCCCGATGCCATGGACACATTCGCCGAGGCCGTGCGTGAGGTCGGTGACGAGCTCAGGTTCCGGATCTCGCGCGGTGTCGAGGCGACGACGGAGCTGCGCGAGGCGCTCAAGGCCGGAAGCGGGCATCCCGGCCTGTCTCCCTACGTGTTCACGTTCGCGGCGAAGCGGCCGATCTTCGGTGACGATGCCGTGGCGGCGCTCGGTGAGCCCGAGTTCTCTTCGACGACACCACAAGTGATCATTGACTGCCGGGTCTTCCGGCTGACGAGCGCGGGTGTGGAGGTCGCGTTCGATGTGCGCCGCGATGTGCTGCCCGACGGAATGGCGCGTGAGATCTACGAGCTGTTCGTGCAATCGCTCCGCGAGGTCATCGAACACGGCGCTCCGCAACTGGAGTTGTGCCGTAGCACGGTCGATGAGCGGCTCGCGGTCAACTCGACCGCGCCCGCCCGCACAACCGGTCTGCTCTACGAGGACTTCCGTCGGCGGGTCGGCGAGCATCCGCACGCCGAGGCGGTGCTCTGGGATCCGCGGCAGTACCGCGAGAGCGGTGACCCCGTCGGTGTCGGGGAGTCCGGGCGGCTGACCTATGCCGAACTGGACGACAGGGCACTGCGACTGGCCGCCGCGGTCCATGCGCGGGTCGCCCCCGGCGCGGTCGTCGCGATCCGGCTGCCGAAGGGACCGTCACAGGTCGTGGCGGTGCTCGGGGTGCTGTACGCGGGATGCACCTATCTGCCGATCGGCGTCGATGTGCCGGACGCGCGTGCGCAGGCCATCGCCGAGGCGGCCGGGGCCGGGCTGGTGCTCACCGCGGACGACCTCGCCGCCGGTGCCGCCGGTCACGATCCGCTGCCCGAGCCGGTGGCAGCAGCGGGCGACGGGCTTGCGTACATCATCTACACGTCCGGCTCGACCGGGGCCCCCAAGGGGGTGGCGATCGCCCACAGCGCGGCGCTGAACACAGTGGCCGACGTCAACGTCCGGAACGCGGTCGGCCGCCACGACCGGGTGCTCGCGGTGTCCGCGCTGGACTTCGATCTGAGCGTGTACGACATCCTCGGTCCGCTGTCCTGCGGCGGGGCGGTCGTCACCATCCCCGAGGACGCCCGGCGGGACGCCTTCATATGGGGCGAGCTGGTCCGCCGCTTCGGGGTGACGGTGTGGAACACCGTTCCCGGCCTGGTCGAGATGCTGCTCGCCGCCAACGACGAACTGGACTCGCTGCGCACGGTGATGTGCTCCGGGGACTGGATCGACCCGGGGCTGTTCCGCAGGCTGCGGGAGGCCGCGCCGAAGGCGGTGCTGGTGGCGATGGGTGGCGCCACCGAGGCGTCCATCTGGTCCAACGCGTACGTGATCCGTTCGCAGGACGACATCGACCCGGAGTGGCGGTCGATTCCGTATGGCGTGCCGCTGTCGGGACAGAAGTACCGCGTCGTCGATGACGAGGGACGGGACCGTCCCAACGGGGTCGCCGGTGAACTGTGGATCGGCGGCGCGGGGGTGGCCACCGGGTACCACCGCGCGCCGGAGCTCACCGTCCAGCGGTTCGTCACCGACGGGCGGGGGGAGCGGTGGTACCGCACGGGCGACCTCGGGGTCTGGCGGAAAGGGCCGTTGCTGTTCATCCTCGGCAGGCTGGACACGCAGGTGAAGGTCCGGGGCCATCGCGTCGAATGCGGCGAGATCGAGCACGCGATCCGGCGAGTCGGGGGCGTTTCGGCGGCCGTGGTGACACCGATCCGGAACCGGACGGCGCTGGGTGCGTTGGTCGTCCCGGATGCATCGGACGTATCCGCTGCATCGGACGTATCCGCGCCGGCGCCCTTTGATGCCGGGGTGCTCCGTGAACGGCTCGCTTGCGACCTGCCGCACTACATGGTGCCAACGGTGATCGCCGAGGCCGCGGAGCTGCGCTTCACCGCGAACGGCAAGGTGGACCGGAGGTGGGCTGCCGCGCGGCTGGAGTCGGACGGGTCTGAGGCGTCCCCGAGTCCCAGCGGCGTGGACCGTGACAGCGAGGTCGCGGCGGAGTGGCGTCGTGTGCTCGGCGTGGAGCAGCTCGCCCCCGACGACAACTTCTTCGTTCTCGGCGGGGACAGCCTCGCCGCGACCCGGGTCTGTGCGGGGCTGCGGGAGCGGGGCATCGAAGCCGGAGTGGACCAGCTGTTCGCCAATCCGGCGCTGCGAGCGTTCACAGCGGTCTGCACCGCGGTGCGGACGCCGTCGGTGCAGGGTGCGTCGGACGCACAGGTCCCGCAGGACGCGCCGGCCCTCCGGGACACGGCCTCCGAGGAGGCCGCGCGGACATTCCCGCTGACCCCGTTGCAGCGTGCGTACGCGCTCGGCGCGGACGGGATCCGCGGGGTCGTCCGTACGGCACCGCGGTACTCGGTCGTGATCAGCTCCGCCGGGCCGGTCGACTTCGACGCGTGGTCGAAGGCGATCGACGTCGTGTGCGCCCGCCTCGACGGACTGCGGTGCATACGCCACGGGGACGCGGCACAGCGCGTACTGCCGCCCCACGAACTCCCCGAACTCCCTCCGCTCACCTGGCTCGACGCGGGCGACCCTGCCCGGGCTGCGGACCGCTTGCGCGCCTACCTGGCCGGCCTGGACGACGAGACCGAACCGTCTGCCGGCGTGCTGACCGCAGTGGCGGTACGGGGCCACGAACGGGAGATCGGGCTCAGCCTCAATTACCTCGGGCTCGATGCGCGGAGCCTCATGGGCGTACTCAACACGCTGATATCCGAGGCGTGCGGGACCGAGTCGGCGGAGCCGATCGATCCTTCCCTGGCGGAGTTCGGCCGGTACGCGGCACGGACCGCCGCCGAAGAAGCCGAGGAGGCAGGGGAGGCAGGGGAGGCCGAGGAGGCTGAGGGAGCAGGCTTCCGGGCCGATGCCCCCGATGACGCGGCGGGTGTACTGCGGCCGCCGGAGCTTCCGGTACGGCGGATTCCCGGTGAGTCGGCCGCCATCCGCTCGCGCGGGGTGCACCTTGACCCCGATGAGACCGGCGCACTGACCCGCGTCGCCAGGGGGCAGCAGGTCACCACGTCATCGCTGCTGCTGGCCGAGTTCGGGCAGTCCCTCGCGGAGACCCTCGGCGTGGACGCCGTGGACATCAGCGTGCCGATGTCCCGCCGGCCCACGGACGTCTCCTCGGAGGTGCTGGGCAACTTCACCGAACTCGCGCTGTGCCGCTGCGGTCCGGAGATCGGCGCCCGGGAGGTGCACCATGCGCTGGGTCGGGCCGTTGCCGGGTACGCGCCCGGCGAGCGGGATGTCGCCCGGGCAGGCCGTGCGGCCTTCCCCGTCGTCTTTACCAGCACCCTCGGCCTGTCGTCGGCGCAGCGCCTTTTCTGTGGCGAGGTCAAGGCGGTCTGGTCGCACACCAGGACTCCCGGCGTACTGATCGACTGCCAGGTGGTGCCGCGCGGCGAGGGGATCGAACTGCGCTGGGACTGTCCGGACGACGTCCTGGAACCGGGCTTTCTGGAGCGGGCGTTCTCCCGGTTCGTGGGTCGGATCCGGCGCCTCACGGGGAGCAGCGGGAGAGCACCGGCCGCCGCCCCTGCGGCACCGTCCGCTGCGGTGTGTGCGCCGGACCGCGACGAGCTGGTGGCCACACTGCGCCGCTGTGTGCAGCGCGTGGACCCGCAGCAGGTCAGGCCCGCGCTGGCGCCGGTGTTCGACCGGTGGCGCACCGCACTCGCCGACCTGGAGGCGGCGGGCGAACCGCACGCCGCGGACGCCGAGTTCCTCGCGCACTGCCTCACCGGCGAGGTGCGAGTCACGCGGCTGTTGGAGCACGAACGACTCGCGCCGGAGGCGCTGTTGACCCGTTCTCTTGAGGCCGGCGGACTGCTGACGCAGGTGTGCGGCGAGCTGCGTCGCGCGGCGGAGGCCGTGGGCGGCAGAGTGCGGGTGGCCCACCTCGGCGCCGGGACCGGGCTGCTGCACAGCGTTCTCGCCGGGCACTTGGCGGGGACGGACATCGAGTGGGTCCCGGTCGAGTGCTCTCCGCTGCTGCGCGATCTCGGCGAGGAGCGGGGTCTGGAATCTCTCGCCGTGCTGCCGGAGATGCCGGTGGACGTCGTCCTTGCGTTGGGCGCGCTGCACCGGGACACCGGATTGGCCGCCATGCTCACCGACATGCCCGTCGCGCCCGGGGCCGCGCTCCTGCTGGCCGAGGTGACCGAGCCCGCCCCGGCCTCCCTGGTGACCGCGCTGCTCGACTCCCGCATCGCCGACCCGGCGACCACGCCGCTGTGGCCGGTGCCCAGCTGGTGGAACTGGCTGACGGAACGGGGCTGGCGTCCCGTCTCGGTCTGCGCGCCTACCCCGCAACTCGCCCTCGTACATGCCCGGTACGAGCGGTACGAGGGTGGCGATGGGGATGAGATGGCCGCCGACGCTCCCGCCCGCACAGCCGCGCCGGTGCCTGAGCTCCAGCTGCCGCCTCCATCGGACATCCCGGCACGCCGGAAGGAACGGAAGCGACAGAACACACAGAAGCAACAGAAGGAGCGGGAAGAAACATCCCGCACCGGCATCGAGGAGCTCCTTGCCGTCCTGTGGCGGCGGTGTCTGCCGGAGGCTACACGCACGGCCGGGGCGGACGACGACTTCTTCGCGCTGGGCGGCGACTCGCTCGCGGCCACGCGGGTTCTCGCCGAGCTGCACACCCATGGCTTCACCGGCGTTCGGCTTGCCGACCTGTTCAACATCCCGGTGCTCGGCGAACTGGCGCGGCACATCGCCCGGTCGGCGCGCGAAGACGAGCCTGCGGCTCCGCTGTCCGCGGCGGCCTCCCCGGACGCGGGCGCGGACCCCCGAACCGCCGCGGACACCACTGCCTTCCCCCTGACCAAGGTGCAGCAGGCATACCTGATCGGCCGCAGCGAGCAGCAGCTGCTCGGGGGTGTCGCCTCGCACTGCTACTTCGAGTTCGACGCGCCGGAGCTCGACACCGATCGCTTCACCGCCGCCGTCGAGGCCGTGGTGCTCCGGCATCCGGCCCTGCGCACCACGGTCGTTGATGAGGACGGGGTCATGACCGGCCGTGTCGGGGACCGGCCGGTGCACCCGCCCGTCGAATTCGCCGACGATCCGCGGGAGAGCACCGCCGCGGAGGTCCCCGACCCCGTCCGGCGTGGCCCGCTCACGGTGCGCATCGGTCGGTCGGCCAGCCCGGGTTCGCCCGGGACCCGGATCGGGATCGGGATGGACAACCTGATGCTCGACGGTGCCTCGATGTGGCGGGTGCTGCGGGAGATCGGCGCACTCTACGCCGGGGGCACGGCGGCGGAACTCGACCCGCTGCGCGCCTCTTTCGCCGACTACGTCTCCCAGCGCCCGTGGTTGTGCAGCACCGTGGCACCGACGGAGCGGGACTCCGCGTACTGGGCCGCCAACCCTGTGCCCGAAGCGCCCGCGCTCGTCAGCGCGGCGCAGATCGTCGCGCTGACCGAACGGCCCGTCTTCGATCGGGTGGGCACCGGCCTGCACCGCGGGGAGTGGGACGCGGTCCGCGCCGCGGCGGCGGATGCGGGTCTCACGCCCGCCGCGCTGATCTTCGCCGCGTACGCCGCCGAACTCGCGGAGTGCAGTGGCCAGGAACGGTTCGCGGTCAACGTCACCACCTTCGACCGCGACCTGACCGTGCCGGGCATCGACACGGTGGTGGGCGACTTCACCTCGCTGACGCTGGTCGGTGCGCAGGTGGCCGACGGCGGCGACCTCGTCCCCGTCGGGCGGAGCGCCCAGCTGCAACTGGCCGCGGCGCGGGACCACCGCACCGTCACCGCCATCGATCAGCAGCGCAACGCGGTGCAGGAGACGGGGGATCCGGTGCGCGGCATGTATCCCGTGGTGTTCACCTGTGGGCTCGGGATGCAGGATCCCGCGCTGCGCTCCGACGACTTCGGGTTCGGGCGGCTGGTGTTCAGCTGCTCGCAGACCCCGCAGACGGTGCTCGACCTCCAGGTCCACGACGACTGCCGGGGGCTGCACATCACGGCCGACCACGTCACCCAGCTCATCGGCTCCCGGCGGGCCCAGGCCGTGGTGGACGGGGTCGCACGCCGGCTGCGCGACTTCGCCGGGTCCGCGTGCGCACGGCCGGTCGCCGAGGAGCCGGATCCCGGGCAGTCCGGCGCCGGGCGGCTCGACGCGCTCATCCGGCAGGCATGGGAGCGCGCGCTCGGCACGGAACTGCCCCGGGACGGGGCGAACTTCTTCCGCGCCGGGGGCGATTCACTGCGGGCGACGCGCTGCGTCCGCGCCCTCCAGGAGCAGGTCCACCCGCGGATCACACTGCGAACTCTCCTGTCCCATCCGGACCTTGGGACATTCACCGCTGCGGTGGCGAACCTCGCGACCGACACGGCAGACACGGCAGACGACGACTACGAAGCAGGTGAGCTATGA